ATCGCCTGTTTGAGCTTCGAGTTTCCACCCCTTCATTTCTGTACCGGCAAATCCGATGGAACCGGATTTTCCCTGCATATCAAAATATCCCCGCTTGCTATTGTATTTTCCTTTTAGCGTGGTGGCATGAGCAATGTTGAGATCAGGCATAAAAAGGCGGGTAACCGGCTTCGTGTTCTTGAATACTACCAGGTATTCAAACTCCTCCCTGACCTTCTGCTTCTTCACACTCTTGGATTTAAGATAATCTCTGGGGAGAAGAGAGGTAACATACAACGACATCACATCAAAGAACGATCCTCCCAACTCCTGCAGTCGGTACTTTCCCGTGATATGCACGTCCATCATATCTGAAATAATTTTCAGACTTCGCTTACCTCCCTCCTCATAAGCACGGAGAAGAAAATCCTTCAGTTCAAAACTCTCCGTTCCCTGGGTATAATGAATATTCTTCAGCTTGATATTTCCTTTCGCGTCATCAAGATTGTTCAGTGCCATCAGAATTTCCAAATCCATACCTACTACCAGCGCCGGTGATGTCTTGTATAAATTCAACGTATCCAGATTTGCGCGGTCAACGGTGGCGTTGAAATCCATGGTCATTGGACTTTTCCCGAAATCCGCAGTTCCTTCAAACCCAAAATGGATGTTGGGATCATCTACGCTCATCCGGCCATTGAAAACACGCTTGGCAAGACTTCCCTTTACATCCAGGTTTTTGTAGGCATAATTGTTTACTACCAGGCTGTGTATCTTTCCTTCAATATCGGCTTTGATTTCCTTCAGCTTAATTCCCTGGCCATCTACCACCAGATCCATGCTGATAGAACCCATACTTTCGGAAGAATGCAGGAGTTTCCCGATATCAAATCCCTGACTTCCCAAACGCCCTTTATAACTAACCAGACCCGTCACAGGATCCTGTCGCAGTTTTAAATCCGTATAGACATTCCCAAGTGCAGTTGTAATGTTGCCATGGGAAACCAGATCATAGTAGTATCCGGAAATTCTACCCTTATACTTCACCTTTCCGAGATAGGCCATATTGGGAGAGAGTTCCATGTTTTTTCCCTGATCGTAAGGCGCGAGCGGAATCCGCTCAATGTCCTGCTTGGAGGTGGTCAGGTCTGCAATATCAAGATGAATGTAGGTCTCCTCAAGATTCGGTAGCCCGGTCATTTCAAAATCTCCAGCAAAATGGGTATGATCTCCGAATTTCAGATCCATATCTCTTGCTTTAAGATCAGAGAGCGGCCCGGAAATCTTTCCCGAAAATGACGCTGAACGGTCAAAACCGATGAGATCGGGCACAAAATATCCAAGATCACTCACCCACAAACGAACGTCTTTAAGCTCAGCTCTGATCTTCACTTTTTCCATAAATGCGTCGAATGCTTCGTAATTCTTGTAGCGCAAACTGAGGTTGGTAGAAATAACACTTTGATTCAGTGCAAGCAGCAAGCCGGTAAATTTCATCTTATCCGGTGCGATGCTGAACTGGGAGGTAAACTGGCGAATGATCATGCCGCATTTCTCTTTTCCTTCCAGTTTGGCCAGCCGCAGGGAGACGGTATCTTCCTCCAGGCTGATTTCGGTGATCAGGGCCGACACATCGGAAAAGCTCATATCCGAAAAATTTAAGCCCCGGGTGGTGGATGTGTCATGGTGATCTTTGTAAGTAAAATGGATTTTTTCAAGGATCAGGTCTCCGTAAGTGATATCCCAGGATGCAGAATGTGTATCCGTTGTATCTGTTGTTGCAAATGCATCGGCAAGAAACTGAAAATTCATCACCGAATCATCCGCATAACGGGCAATGCCTACTGTGGCATGGCTCAGTGAGACCTTTTCAATATTCATTTTTTGCTTCGTACGGTCAAATCCGGAAATTACTGCGCCGAGCTCTTCTGCGTAAAGCAGGGTGTCGTTCTTCAGGTCCAGTACCAGCACCTCACGGAATTTCAAGCGATTGAAGAAATCCACCTCCACGGTTCCCACCGAAATCTTTCCCCCGCTCTCTCGCTCCAGCCACGATCCCATCTGACCGGTTAGCCAGGTCTGAAAAGTATAGCTCTGGATGAGTAAGAAGAGCAGCAAGCCCAGCACGAGCAGGCCACTCACGGTCCAGGCCGAGGCCTTCCATAACTTTTTGATAAATTTGCCACCGGCCATTACCTTACAAATTTAATCATTCCTGCGTGGTGATACTTGGTATAGAATCGTCGTGTGACGAAACCGCTGCTGCTATTCTGAAAGACGGCAAAATTCTTGCCAATGTGGTGGCCGGACAGGCTGTGCATTCCTCCTATGGAGGTGTGGTACCGGAACTGGCCTCCCGCGCCCATCAGTCCAATATCGTTCCGGTGGTACATGAAACCCTTAAAAAAGCAGGTATTCCCGGCGCGGATATTGATGCCGTTGCCTATACACAGGGGCCCGGACTCCTGGGTTCTTTGCTTGTGGGAAGCAGTTTTGCAAAATCCTTTGCACTGGCCTTAGCCATTCCTGTTATCCCGGTAAATCACATGCAAGGGCATGTGCTCTCCCTGCTCCTTGAAAACACACTTACTTTCCCGTTTCTTTGTCTGACGGTATCAGGCGGGCATACTCAGATCGTTAGGGCAGACGCCCCGTTGAAAATGAAGGTACTGGGAGAAACGGCCGACGATGCAGCTGGTGAGGCGTTTGACAAGGCCGCCAAGGTGCTGGGACTCCCCTACCCGGGCGGACCGCTGATCGACCAGTACGCAGCGCAAGGTGATTCAAAGCGTTTTCACTTTCCTAAACCCCAAATGCCCGGAATGTCATTTTCCTTTTCCGGACTGAAGACCTCCTTCGTGAATCTCGTACAAAAAATGAGTCCGGAAGAGAAAAACGCTTCACTGAACGATATTTGTGCTTCCTATCAGGCAGTAATTGTGGATATTCTGTTATCCAAACTCGCCATTGCGGTTAACACTACAGGAATTACCCGTGTAGCCATTGCCGGAGGGGTGGCGGCCAATTCCGGATTAAGATCGGCGCTGAAAGAAGCCGAAAAAAGACAAGGATGGGAGGTATTTATTCCTTCGATGAGATACTGCACCGACAATGCATCCATGATTGCCCTGTCGGGATATTACCTGTACAAATCGGGAATCACCGGAGATCAAAAAGATACATCACACGCACGTCTCCCCTTATGAAAAAAATACTGTGCGTACTGCTCCTGATCAATTCATCCATTTATGCCCAGGACAGCATCCGGA
This is a stretch of genomic DNA from Bacteroidia bacterium. It encodes these proteins:
- the tsaD gene encoding tRNA (adenosine(37)-N6)-threonylcarbamoyltransferase complex transferase subunit TsaD, which gives rise to MCHRPLPYKFNHSCVVILGIESSCDETAAAILKDGKILANVVAGQAVHSSYGGVVPELASRAHQSNIVPVVHETLKKAGIPGADIDAVAYTQGPGLLGSLLVGSSFAKSFALALAIPVIPVNHMQGHVLSLLLENTLTFPFLCLTVSGGHTQIVRADAPLKMKVLGETADDAAGEAFDKAAKVLGLPYPGGPLIDQYAAQGDSKRFHFPKPQMPGMSFSFSGLKTSFVNLVQKMSPEEKNASLNDICASYQAVIVDILLSKLAIAVNTTGITRVAIAGGVAANSGLRSALKEAEKRQGWEVFIPSMRYCTDNASMIALSGYYLYKSGITGDQKDTSHARLPL